The following are encoded together in the Acidobacteriota bacterium genome:
- a CDS encoding 3-isopropylmalate dehydratase, which yields MNGPVDVARPFRGRVFRYGDHVNTDVIFPGRYTYTKSRPEEVAPHALEDLDPTFVERVRPGDVIVAGWNWGCGSSREQAAVCLRYAGVGAVVARSFGRIFYRNALNNGLLAIVCPEAVDALEEGGEVEVDLEASVIRRGEAVLAFSPFSPAVRSMIAAGGLIEQTKRRLAAG from the coding sequence GTGAACGGTCCAGTCGATGTCGCTCGACCATTCCGTGGCCGGGTCTTCCGCTACGGCGACCACGTGAACACGGACGTCATCTTCCCGGGCCGCTACACGTACACGAAGAGCCGGCCGGAGGAAGTCGCGCCGCACGCACTGGAAGACCTCGACCCCACGTTTGTCGAACGGGTCCGGCCGGGCGACGTCATCGTCGCGGGCTGGAACTGGGGCTGCGGCTCGAGCCGCGAGCAGGCGGCGGTCTGCCTCCGCTACGCAGGCGTCGGCGCGGTCGTCGCGCGGAGCTTCGGGCGCATCTTCTACCGCAACGCCCTGAACAACGGCTTGCTCGCGATCGTCTGCCCGGAGGCGGTCGACGCCCTGGAGGAAGGCGGGGAGGTGGAGGTCGATCTCGAGGCGTCGGTGATTCGCCGCGGCGAGGCCGTGCTCGCGTTCTCGCCGTTCAGCCCGGCGGTGCGGTCGATGATCGCGGCCGGCGGCCTGATCGAGCAAACGAAGCGACGCCTGGCGGCGGGGTAG
- a CDS encoding aconitase/3-isopropylmalate dehydratase large subunit family protein, with protein MIEHGRPADTARTFAQKALARAAGEDAVAVGQIVDARPDIVLSHDNTAPIAEIWRQFGQERVSIPERMAVTLDHAVPAPTVRHARNHAEVRAFVAEQSVAHFFEVGRGICHQVLSEEAVVLPGDLVLGSDSHTPHFGWLGAFGAGVGRSEMAVIWATGELWLRVPESIRIRLEGVLGEWVTTKDVALTLIGDLGADGALYRSVEFAGPGIEGLSLDSRAALVNMMAEMGAKNAYMPPDDEVFRYLAERLLARPGRRAGRGAEAGEAAAEVAARLEERALQPDPGAGYAAEHRLDLSRVEPRVARPHQVDDTVGVGELESVRVDQAFIGTCTNGRIEDLDAVHRVMAGRRTAPGTRMVIVPASSEVWNEALARGWVADLADAGAVFGTPGCGPCMGNHLGVLAPGEVCISSANRNFQGRMGDRGSKVYLASPAVVAASAVAGRIVHPREVTE; from the coding sequence GTGATCGAACACGGTCGGCCGGCCGACACGGCCCGAACCTTCGCGCAAAAGGCACTGGCCCGTGCAGCCGGCGAGGACGCGGTTGCGGTCGGTCAGATCGTCGACGCGCGGCCGGACATCGTGCTCAGCCACGACAACACGGCGCCGATCGCGGAGATCTGGCGGCAGTTCGGCCAGGAGCGGGTTTCCATCCCGGAGCGGATGGCGGTCACTCTCGACCACGCCGTGCCGGCACCGACGGTCCGTCACGCCCGGAACCACGCCGAAGTCCGAGCCTTCGTCGCCGAACAGAGCGTTGCCCACTTCTTCGAGGTCGGTCGCGGCATCTGCCACCAGGTGCTGAGCGAAGAGGCTGTCGTGCTGCCGGGCGATCTGGTTCTCGGTTCCGATTCCCACACGCCGCACTTCGGCTGGCTGGGCGCGTTTGGCGCCGGCGTCGGCCGCAGCGAGATGGCCGTGATCTGGGCCACCGGCGAACTCTGGCTCAGGGTGCCTGAGTCGATCCGGATCCGGCTGGAAGGCGTGCTGGGCGAGTGGGTGACGACGAAGGACGTTGCCCTGACTCTGATCGGCGATCTGGGCGCGGACGGCGCGCTCTACCGGAGCGTCGAGTTCGCGGGTCCCGGAATCGAGGGCCTGAGCCTCGACTCACGCGCGGCCCTGGTCAACATGATGGCCGAGATGGGGGCGAAGAACGCGTACATGCCGCCGGACGACGAGGTGTTCCGGTACCTGGCGGAGCGATTGCTGGCGCGTCCCGGGCGTCGCGCGGGTCGGGGAGCGGAGGCCGGCGAGGCCGCGGCGGAGGTGGCGGCGCGACTCGAGGAACGGGCGCTGCAGCCGGATCCCGGCGCCGGGTACGCGGCGGAGCACAGGCTGGATCTGAGCCGGGTCGAACCTCGCGTAGCTCGCCCGCATCAGGTCGACGACACGGTCGGCGTCGGCGAGCTCGAATCGGTGCGGGTCGACCAGGCGTTCATCGGTACCTGCACGAACGGCCGGATCGAGGATCTCGACGCGGTGCATCGGGTGATGGCGGGTCGGCGTACGGCGCCGGGCACGCGGATGGTCATCGTGCCTGCCTCGAGCGAGGTCTGGAACGAGGCCTTGGCCCGCGGCTGGGTGGCCGATCTCGCCGATGCCGGCGCCGTCTTCGGCACGCCCGGCTGCGGCCCCTGCATGGGCAACCACCTGGGCGTGCTGGCACCGGGCGAGGTCTGCATCTCCAGTGCGAACCGGAACTTCCAGGGCCGGATGGGAGACCGGGGCTCGAAGGTCTACCTTGCCTCGCCTGCGGTCGTGGCGGCGAGCGCGGTGGCCGGCCGGATCGTCCATCCGCGGGAGGTGACCGAGTGA
- a CDS encoding isocitrate/isopropylmalate family dehydrogenase, producing MTPSHDDSAAAPVRLARIGGDGIGPEVVDAAVRVVDAVCGDRIEWIDAEMGWRAFERTGRALPEATVEALEGSAGVLFGAVSSPSHAVDGYRSPIVELRRRLDLYANVRPLRGGAVDAVVVRENTEGLYAGRERWEREGEVAVAERVISRRATERITRFACELAQSRAADRGRRPLLTVVHKANVLRLSDGLFRETALDVASGFLEVEVEEQLVDSMAYRLILEPERYDVIVAPNLYGDILSDAGAAMVGGLGVVGSANCGERFCLAEPVHGSAPDLAGRGIANPIAAVSAAALLLQRVGLTRQAVRVGELVAGHHKSGPRTPDQDGDATTGDVVADLLRRV from the coding sequence GTGACGCCAAGCCACGACGACTCGGCCGCCGCGCCGGTCCGCCTCGCCCGCATCGGCGGCGACGGCATCGGGCCAGAGGTCGTGGACGCGGCCGTGCGCGTCGTGGATGCCGTGTGCGGGGACCGGATCGAGTGGATCGATGCGGAGATGGGTTGGCGGGCCTTCGAGCGCACCGGCAGGGCCTTGCCCGAGGCGACCGTCGAGGCACTGGAGGGCTCCGCCGGCGTCCTGTTCGGCGCCGTCTCATCGCCCAGCCACGCGGTCGATGGCTACCGCAGCCCGATCGTCGAGCTGCGTCGGCGGTTGGACCTCTACGCGAACGTGCGCCCGCTCCGCGGCGGCGCCGTCGACGCCGTCGTCGTTCGCGAGAACACGGAGGGCCTCTATGCCGGCCGCGAACGCTGGGAACGGGAGGGCGAGGTGGCCGTCGCCGAGCGGGTGATCAGCCGCCGGGCCACGGAACGGATCACGCGTTTCGCCTGCGAACTGGCGCAGTCACGGGCCGCCGATCGAGGAAGACGGCCCCTGCTCACCGTCGTCCACAAGGCGAACGTCCTTCGCCTGAGTGACGGCCTGTTCCGAGAGACCGCACTCGACGTCGCGAGTGGCTTTCTGGAGGTCGAAGTCGAGGAGCAACTCGTCGACTCGATGGCCTACCGTCTCATCCTGGAGCCGGAGCGCTACGACGTGATCGTCGCGCCGAATCTCTACGGCGACATCCTGAGCGACGCCGGCGCCGCCATGGTCGGCGGACTCGGCGTGGTCGGCTCCGCCAACTGCGGCGAGCGCTTCTGCCTAGCGGAGCCGGTGCACGGCAGCGCGCCGGACCTCGCTGGTCGGGGAATCGCGAACCCGATTGCGGCCGTTTCGGCCGCCGCGCTGCTGCTGCAGCGTGTGGGTCTGACCCGCCAGGCCGTGCGCGTCGGCGAGCTGGTTGCGGGTCACCACAAGAGCGGACCCAGGACCCCCGACCAGGACGGAGACGCCACGACAGGGGACGTGGTCGCAGATCTGCTCCGTCGAGTCTGA